Proteins encoded by one window of Bacillus sp. DTU_2020_1000418_1_SI_GHA_SEK_038:
- a CDS encoding aminotransferase class I/II-fold pyridoxal phosphate-dependent enzyme translates to MKKIYLSTPHMTGKEKEYINQSFESNWVAPLGPNVDHFEKEITQYVGSKDAVALSSGTAAIHLALNLLGVGKGDTVFCSTLTFIASANPIVYQGATPIFIDSEPDTWNISPAALEKALDDAKKNNKLPKAVIVVHLFGQPAKLDEILNICGYYSIPIIEDAAESMGSLYKGKQTGTFGEFGIYSFNGNKIITTSGGGALVSDNLDELKRARFLAAQAREPEIHYEHKYVGYNYRMSNLLAGVGRAQLEGLEERIHLRRKVFERYMSELGNIPGIEFMPELKETKSNRWLTALTMDSKIIKISPNKLIKFLSEKNIEARPIWKPLHLQPVFKDYHCYNHFENKNFSIDLFNRGICIPSGSNLTLEDQYRVIENFKIALELGL, encoded by the coding sequence ATGAAAAAAATCTATCTTTCCACTCCGCATATGACTGGGAAGGAGAAAGAGTATATTAATCAATCTTTTGAATCTAATTGGGTAGCTCCACTCGGACCAAATGTTGATCACTTTGAAAAGGAAATCACTCAGTATGTTGGTTCTAAGGACGCAGTAGCATTAAGTTCTGGCACAGCTGCCATACATTTGGCACTTAATTTACTCGGGGTAGGTAAAGGGGATACCGTCTTTTGTTCGACTCTAACTTTTATTGCAAGTGCCAATCCAATTGTATATCAAGGTGCTACTCCTATTTTTATAGATTCCGAACCAGATACATGGAATATTTCTCCTGCAGCGTTAGAAAAAGCTTTGGATGATGCAAAGAAAAATAATAAATTACCTAAAGCGGTAATTGTTGTTCATTTATTTGGCCAGCCTGCTAAATTAGACGAAATCCTAAATATATGCGGCTATTATAGCATTCCGATCATTGAAGATGCTGCAGAATCAATGGGAAGTTTATATAAAGGAAAGCAAACTGGAACCTTTGGTGAATTTGGAATTTATTCTTTTAATGGCAATAAAATCATTACCACATCAGGTGGAGGGGCACTCGTTTCAGACAATCTCGATGAATTAAAAAGAGCAAGGTTTTTAGCGGCACAGGCAAGAGAACCGGAAATTCATTATGAACATAAATATGTTGGTTATAATTATCGAATGAGTAATTTATTAGCAGGGGTAGGCAGAGCACAGCTTGAAGGGCTGGAAGAGCGAATACATTTAAGAAGGAAAGTATTCGAAAGATACATGTCGGAATTAGGAAATATACCAGGTATAGAATTTATGCCTGAATTAAAGGAGACAAAGTCAAATAGATGGTTAACTGCTCTTACAATGGATAGCAAAATAATCAAAATTAGCCCAAATAAATTGATAAAATTTTTAAGTGAAAAAAATATCGAGGCTAGACCCATTTGGAAACCATTACATCTGCAGCCAGTATTCAAGGATTATCATTGCTATAATCATTTTGAAAATAAAAACTTTTCTATCGACTTATTTAATCGTGGGATTTGCATTCCTTCAGGATCGAATCTAACTTTAGAGGATCAGTATCGAGTGATTGAAAATTTTAAAATAGCCCTAGAATTAGGTTTATGA
- a CDS encoding acyltransferase encodes MVEKGQNVVIGNNVSFGENVIIGNNVVIYGGTQIGNNVIIQDNAVIGKQPTRAKASILPETKQLPPAKIGSGVTIGTSSIIYAQAEIEDDVYIADLATIRERVTIGERTIVGRGAAIENDCKVGKNCKLETNCYITAYSELGDYVFVAPCVVTTNDNYMARGKERFGKFKGVTIKDGGRIGANATILPGKTINEDGTVAAGSVVTKDVLQEEIVVGSPAKKIRSVPEDQLLKNQE; translated from the coding sequence ATGGTAGAAAAAGGTCAAAATGTCGTGATTGGCAATAATGTTTCTTTCGGGGAAAATGTGATCATTGGCAACAATGTGGTCATTTACGGCGGAACTCAAATTGGCAATAACGTGATTATTCAGGACAATGCCGTTATAGGTAAACAACCAACTCGTGCCAAAGCCTCAATTCTGCCAGAAACTAAACAGCTTCCCCCGGCAAAAATCGGTTCAGGTGTAACAATCGGCACATCATCGATTATTTATGCGCAGGCAGAAATAGAAGATGATGTATATATAGCTGATTTAGCAACCATTCGAGAGCGGGTGACAATCGGAGAAAGAACCATTGTCGGCCGCGGGGCAGCCATTGAGAATGACTGTAAAGTCGGAAAGAACTGTAAGCTCGAGACGAACTGCTATATTACAGCCTACTCTGAATTAGGAGATTATGTCTTTGTTGCACCATGTGTCGTGACAACAAATGATAATTATATGGCAAGGGGCAAGGAGAGATTTGGAAAGTTTAAAGGAGTCACAATTAAGGATGGCGGCCGAATTGGAGCCAATGCCACGATTCTTCCGGGGAAAACGATCAATGAGGATGGGACAGTGGCAGCCGGAAGTGTAGTGACAAAGGATGTTTTGCAAGAAGAAATCGTCGTAGGTTCACCAGCAAAAAAGATCAGAAGTGTACCAGAAGATCAATTGTTAAAAAATCAAGAATAA
- a CDS encoding glycosyltransferase family 4 protein, with protein MNIWIFNHYAITPKSSGGTRHYDLASELVKRNYQVTIFASSFEHQSRTDPNITGPKEKVKTESIDGITYKWIKTVKYKKNDIKRIWNMIGYTWRSFFAAIKTKENPDVVVGSLVHPLAAFLGYIISRMKGSLFYFEERDLWPQTLIDLGLVSKRHPAVKLLSWLELFLYKKADRIIILFKEAEDYIESRGISKEKVLVIPNGVDLKRYNRPKELPPLLNELFNTQLKDHFKAIYIGSHGVTDHLEPVLLSAKRLMEKESNVCMLFFGDGPEKEKLIKMKEAEKLDNVLFFPPVPKEYIPKLLENCDAGLLSMHDSELYKWGMSFNKLYDYTAAKLPIVLNSKRVLPELAKFGNIEWAKSHNEFADTLETLSNDKDQCEQLGMIGRDFLERNYTWEILSTRLIDALEKDVK; from the coding sequence ATGAATATATGGATATTCAATCATTACGCCATTACCCCTAAATCAAGCGGGGGTACCCGTCACTATGATCTGGCAAGTGAACTTGTGAAGCGAAACTATCAAGTTACGATATTTGCCTCTTCATTTGAGCACCAATCCAGAACGGATCCTAATATTACAGGTCCTAAGGAAAAAGTGAAAACGGAATCCATTGACGGGATCACCTACAAATGGATTAAGACAGTCAAGTATAAGAAGAATGATATAAAAAGGATTTGGAATATGATTGGCTACACATGGAGATCATTTTTTGCAGCTATAAAAACAAAGGAGAATCCGGATGTAGTAGTAGGTTCCCTCGTACACCCGCTTGCTGCTTTCTTAGGCTATATTATTTCTCGAATGAAAGGGAGCCTGTTTTATTTTGAAGAGCGTGATTTATGGCCGCAAACATTAATAGATTTAGGCCTAGTCTCCAAAAGACATCCAGCTGTAAAACTATTAAGCTGGCTTGAGCTTTTTTTATATAAAAAGGCAGATCGCATTATTATCTTGTTCAAGGAAGCTGAGGACTATATAGAGAGCAGGGGAATCAGCAAAGAAAAGGTACTTGTCATACCAAATGGTGTAGATCTGAAGAGGTATAATCGTCCAAAAGAATTGCCCCCTTTATTAAATGAATTATTTAATACTCAGTTAAAAGATCATTTTAAAGCTATTTATATTGGATCTCATGGGGTCACAGATCATTTGGAGCCCGTCCTATTATCAGCCAAAAGGCTGATGGAAAAGGAAAGCAACGTTTGTATGCTATTTTTTGGAGATGGACCCGAGAAAGAGAAATTAATAAAAATGAAGGAAGCGGAAAAACTCGATAATGTTTTATTTTTTCCTCCTGTGCCGAAAGAATATATTCCGAAACTATTGGAAAACTGTGATGCAGGACTTCTATCAATGCATGATTCAGAGCTTTATAAATGGGGCATGAGCTTTAATAAACTATATGACTATACGGCGGCAAAACTTCCTATTGTTTTAAACAGCAAAAGGGTTTTGCCTGAATTAGCTAAATTCGGCAATATCGAATGGGCAAAAAGCCATAATGAGTTTGCCGATACATTAGAAACCCTTAGTAATGACAAAGACCAATGTGAACAATTAGGAATGATAGGGAGAGATTTCTTAGAAAGAAACTATACATGGGAAATACTATCCACAAGGCTTATAGACGCACTAGAGAAGGATGTTAAGTAA
- a CDS encoding phosphatidylglycerophosphatase A — protein MNEEKSVDLIEQTARKWLQERGVSIQDIAELVFFLQEKYHPDLQMSVCIENVERVLSKREVQNAVLTGIQLDVLAEKKQLSEPLQHVVEIDEGLYGVDEVLALSIVNVYGSIGFTNFGYIDKLKPGILKDLNDKSSGKVHTFLDDIVGAIAAAASSRLAHRAHGAK, from the coding sequence ATGAACGAAGAAAAAAGTGTAGATTTGATTGAGCAAACAGCGCGCAAATGGCTGCAGGAACGGGGAGTATCAATTCAGGATATTGCAGAATTAGTCTTTTTCCTCCAAGAAAAATATCACCCAGATTTACAAATGTCAGTTTGCATTGAAAATGTGGAACGTGTCCTATCCAAAAGGGAAGTCCAAAACGCAGTCTTAACTGGCATCCAGCTAGATGTCCTTGCTGAAAAGAAACAACTGTCAGAACCGCTTCAGCATGTAGTTGAAATTGATGAAGGTCTGTATGGTGTGGACGAGGTACTAGCCTTATCTATTGTGAATGTATATGGATCGATTGGCTTTACTAATTTTGGCTATATTGATAAGTTAAAACCCGGAATATTAAAAGATCTGAATGATAAATCCTCTGGAAAAGTCCATACCTTTTTAGATGATATTGTTGGAGCGATTGCAGCGGCTGCATCTAGCCGGTTGGCACATAGGGCGCATGGGGCAAAGTAA
- the yutH gene encoding spore coat putative kinase YutH: MLKLLKSQYGLQADDEVRIGKYKAYRSQEQIYILVPIGGMTEDELSELNMLTDHLVKSGEKYCGTIIKTKEGKQFSEWENGRYCVLMNKQVQNRKLQRSGRKLAKFHFRGRSVSFPVKKVSRIGQWKQLWETRLDQMEKVWNEMLFQQPEHEFDQMFLESFPYYRGIAENAIQYIVDTEIDDNPGATDSGTICHIRFTEKIWDHTYYMKNPFDWVFDHSSRDLAEWTREKYFRNIKTYEPVLRQFMKDYQSIVPLTPFSWRLYFARLLFPLHYFYCIETYYGSSSEQEKNTLEERLHKFLQQSDEHERFLGSFYDFAEVPVQKFRIPLIGWLKK; this comes from the coding sequence ATGTTAAAACTGCTTAAATCGCAATACGGACTACAGGCTGATGATGAAGTCAGAATTGGAAAGTACAAAGCATACAGGAGTCAGGAACAAATTTATATTCTTGTCCCAATTGGCGGTATGACGGAAGACGAGCTTAGTGAATTAAATATGCTCACAGATCATCTAGTTAAGAGCGGTGAAAAATATTGCGGTACTATCATTAAGACAAAGGAAGGAAAACAATTTAGTGAATGGGAAAACGGAAGATATTGTGTTCTTATGAATAAACAGGTGCAAAATCGAAAATTACAGCGAAGCGGAAGAAAGCTAGCGAAGTTTCATTTCAGGGGCAGGTCGGTTTCGTTTCCAGTAAAAAAGGTTAGCAGGATTGGTCAGTGGAAGCAATTGTGGGAAACAAGATTAGATCAAATGGAAAAAGTATGGAATGAAATGCTCTTTCAACAGCCAGAACATGAATTTGACCAGATGTTTTTAGAATCATTTCCTTATTATAGGGGGATTGCTGAAAATGCCATTCAATATATTGTGGACACAGAAATTGATGATAACCCGGGCGCAACGGATAGTGGCACGATTTGCCATATACGATTCACGGAAAAAATATGGGACCACACTTATTATATGAAAAATCCATTTGATTGGGTCTTTGATCATTCGTCAAGAGATCTTGCAGAATGGACGAGAGAGAAATATTTCCGCAATATTAAAACGTACGAGCCAGTGCTCCGGCAGTTTATGAAGGATTATCAAAGTATCGTTCCATTAACCCCTTTCTCTTGGAGACTATATTTTGCCCGTCTTTTGTTTCCGCTTCATTATTTTTATTGCATTGAAACGTATTATGGATCTAGCTCAGAGCAAGAGAAAAACACACTCGAAGAAAGACTGCATAAGTTTCTCCAGCAATCCGATGAGCATGAGCGCTTTTTAGGAAGCTTCTATGATTTTGCCGAAGTGCCTGTACAAAAGTTTAGAATACCCCTGATCGGC
- a CDS encoding methionyl-tRNA formyltransferase yields the protein MTIKKAAFIGTVMSSYEALEELLENQVGITGVFTLDKAYSKGVSDYADLKPLCERFFVPYYTFRNVNDEHVIHKLRIMAPDYIFVIGLSQLVKREILDLPPLGCIGAHPSLLPKGRGRASLPWAIINEDKISGMSVFYLEEGADSGAIISQRQFTIHPNETSKTLYNKAVCSLRDILKEIAPHVKKGTVSATPQSENLATYTTKRIPTDGFINWETMSTHEIDRLIRATTYPYPGAYTYYKKKKLIIWEASIVKSTEFIAIPGQILKVTESQTVWIKTIDGVLELKEVSYEGNNGISGDFISLIGYKLGINLAELIEELLS from the coding sequence ATGACAATAAAGAAGGCAGCATTTATTGGGACGGTTATGTCTAGCTATGAAGCTTTGGAAGAATTATTGGAGAATCAGGTAGGTATAACAGGTGTTTTTACGCTGGATAAGGCCTATTCGAAAGGTGTTTCAGATTATGCAGATTTAAAGCCTCTTTGTGAAAGGTTCTTCGTGCCATATTACACCTTCAGAAATGTAAACGATGAGCATGTCATTCATAAACTAAGAATAATGGCTCCAGATTATATTTTTGTTATTGGCCTCTCTCAACTAGTAAAGCGAGAAATCTTGGACCTTCCACCTTTAGGGTGTATTGGCGCTCATCCATCATTACTTCCAAAAGGCCGCGGAAGAGCCTCGTTACCGTGGGCAATCATAAATGAAGATAAAATAAGTGGCATGAGTGTTTTCTACTTGGAGGAAGGTGCAGACTCAGGAGCCATTATATCTCAAAGGCAATTTACTATACATCCTAATGAAACATCCAAGACTCTCTATAATAAGGCTGTTTGCAGTCTTAGAGACATATTAAAAGAAATTGCCCCACATGTAAAAAAAGGAACAGTCAGTGCCACTCCTCAAAGTGAGAATCTGGCGACTTACACGACAAAACGTATTCCGACTGACGGCTTTATTAATTGGGAGACAATGAGTACACATGAAATTGACAGGCTAATCCGAGCGACAACATACCCGTATCCGGGAGCTTATACTTATTATAAGAAGAAAAAGCTTATCATTTGGGAAGCATCTATAGTGAAATCAACTGAATTTATTGCCATTCCAGGACAAATTCTAAAAGTTACAGAGAGTCAGACAGTGTGGATAAAGACAATTGATGGCGTCCTTGAACTTAAGGAAGTATCATATGAAGGCAATAATGGAATAAGTGGTGATTTCATTAGTTTAATTGGATATAAGCTAGGAATTAATCTGGCAGAATTAATTGAGGAGTTGTTATCATGA
- a CDS encoding PIG-L deacetylase family protein: MKYKKILVLAPHTDDAELGCGGTIAKFLEDGSKVFVAVFSTAEESVPEGSPLDILEKEFYRAMETMKIPKKNLFVYKYKVRKLSYYRQDILEEMVKLRSLIQPDLVLLPSGQDVHQDHQVIHSEGVRAFKNLSILGYELPWNHITFSTHSFMELEYRHIEAKWKALESYSSQIKLQKPYFTKEFIEGLAKVRGTQINKEWAEAFEVLRVHL; encoded by the coding sequence TTGAAATACAAAAAGATTTTAGTTCTGGCTCCACATACGGATGATGCAGAGTTAGGCTGCGGGGGCACGATAGCTAAATTTTTGGAAGATGGTTCAAAGGTTTTTGTAGCTGTCTTTTCGACAGCAGAGGAATCAGTTCCAGAGGGCTCGCCACTAGATATATTAGAAAAAGAGTTCTATCGGGCGATGGAAACGATGAAAATTCCTAAAAAGAATTTGTTTGTTTATAAATATAAAGTTAGAAAACTGTCCTATTATCGACAGGATATTTTAGAAGAAATGGTTAAGCTTAGAAGTTTAATACAACCAGATTTAGTGCTGTTGCCTTCAGGGCAAGATGTTCATCAGGACCATCAAGTCATCCATTCAGAAGGAGTTAGGGCCTTCAAAAATTTATCGATATTAGGCTACGAGCTTCCGTGGAATCATATTACCTTTTCAACCCATTCATTTATGGAGCTTGAATACAGGCATATTGAGGCTAAATGGAAGGCTCTCGAGTCATATTCATCGCAAATTAAATTACAAAAGCCTTATTTTACTAAGGAATTTATAGAGGGACTTGCTAAGGTAAGAGGGACCCAGATTAATAAAGAGTGGGCAGAGGCGTTTGAAGTTCTGCGTGTTCATTTATAA
- a CDS encoding GNAT family N-acetyltransferase, whose protein sequence is MYYFTGTETPDVSKFRILESEAEWKEAIAKFNDLDIFYSPKYAQAFAKIEKGKAKAAFYESHHTKMLYPFILRDIPFLDNQYKDIVTPYGYGGPIMEGDIQEIDDFYSLFSQYCNKYHIVTETIRLHPLNDNQEYVKNVANIRFLMNTAAVDLQKPYWDIWKAYSTNNQRNIKRAQKMGMSANSVPKTPDNMAIFHQLYEQTMKRNNANANYYFSRDFFSELLAEDPLYKSYLLFVHYQERVIAAVVLLIGKEFAHYQFGASDSDYLHLRPNNYLFDFMIKFSQERGAKLLHLGGGYGGDDGLFRFKSSFSNIPYYSYYLGTKIYNENIFQQLNELAKKQDSYNPNYFPPYRSVI, encoded by the coding sequence ATGTACTATTTTACAGGAACAGAGACTCCAGACGTGAGCAAATTTAGAATTTTAGAGTCGGAGGCAGAATGGAAGGAAGCAATAGCCAAGTTTAATGATTTAGATATATTTTATTCTCCAAAGTACGCTCAAGCTTTTGCCAAGATTGAAAAAGGAAAAGCGAAAGCTGCATTTTACGAGAGTCATCATACAAAAATGTTATACCCGTTCATTTTGCGAGATATTCCGTTTTTAGATAATCAATATAAAGATATAGTTACTCCATATGGGTACGGAGGTCCTATTATGGAAGGAGATATTCAGGAGATTGATGACTTTTACTCTTTATTCTCTCAATATTGCAATAAATATCATATTGTTACAGAGACAATCCGGCTACATCCTTTAAACGACAATCAGGAATATGTTAAAAACGTGGCAAACATTCGGTTCCTTATGAATACTGCTGCCGTTGATCTTCAAAAACCATATTGGGATATATGGAAAGCATATTCTACTAATAATCAGCGAAATATTAAAAGAGCACAAAAAATGGGGATGAGTGCAAATTCAGTTCCTAAAACACCAGATAATATGGCTATCTTTCATCAATTATATGAACAAACGATGAAGAGAAATAATGCAAATGCAAACTACTATTTTTCTAGAGACTTTTTTAGTGAATTGTTAGCAGAAGATCCATTATATAAGTCATATCTTTTATTCGTACACTATCAAGAACGAGTAATTGCAGCAGTGGTTTTATTAATTGGTAAGGAATTTGCCCACTATCAATTTGGAGCTTCTGATAGCGATTATTTGCACTTAAGACCGAATAATTACCTATTTGATTTTATGATTAAATTTTCTCAGGAAAGAGGAGCAAAACTGCTTCATCTCGGTGGAGGATACGGAGGAGATGACGGGTTATTTCGATTTAAATCATCCTTTTCTAATATCCCATACTATTCTTACTATTTAGGAACAAAAATATATAATGAGAATATTTTCCAACAATTAAATGAGCTGGCCAAGAAACAAGATTCCTATAATCCTAATTACTTTCCGCCTTATCGAAGTGTGATATGA
- a CDS encoding PIG-L deacetylase family protein: MRVLVIAAHPDDEILGLGGTIAKHTSQGDEVHILMVTEGSSTQYKDRPEMIKQKKKEMSKVKDILNIGNIHFVNFPDMRLDTLAHIEVNNPITKAIHKLQPEVVYTHFYGDVNKDHRVIFDSTMVAVRPSADFAVKKVICYNTPSSTEWNVQQGHTAFMPNMYVDITSFLEKKLKALNEYKSEMRKYPHPRSLEAIKIHANYWGSHIGVEAAEAFMLVREIR; this comes from the coding sequence ATGAGAGTCTTAGTGATTGCGGCACATCCGGATGATGAAATACTCGGTCTCGGCGGAACGATTGCCAAGCATACAAGCCAAGGCGATGAAGTGCACATTTTAATGGTAACAGAAGGCTCTTCTACTCAATATAAAGATCGGCCAGAAATGATTAAACAAAAGAAAAAGGAAATGTCAAAGGTTAAAGATATTTTGAATATTGGGAACATACATTTCGTCAATTTCCCTGACATGAGGCTGGATACACTGGCACATATTGAAGTCAATAATCCAATAACAAAAGCGATTCATAAGCTTCAGCCCGAAGTGGTATACACACACTTCTATGGTGATGTTAACAAAGACCATCGAGTCATTTTTGACTCTACAATGGTTGCTGTTCGCCCATCAGCAGATTTTGCCGTTAAGAAAGTAATCTGCTATAATACTCCTTCTTCAACAGAATGGAATGTTCAGCAGGGACATACGGCTTTTATGCCTAATATGTATGTAGATATTACTAGTTTCTTAGAAAAAAAGCTGAAGGCACTTAATGAATACAAGAGTGAAATGAGAAAGTACCCACATCCAAGATCCCTTGAAGCTATTAAAATTCATGCTAATTATTGGGGAAGCCATATTGGTGTGGAAGCAGCAGAAGCGTTTATGCTCGTTAGAGAGATTAGATAA
- a CDS encoding nucleoside-diphosphate sugar epimerase/dehydratase codes for MSYRQRLSFFILADLFLIFASFALSVWLIMAQPLSLMLIGKEESIAIVLFTFIYFVFLYLFKLHRKAWEHVNIKDASLLFLVTALTMVSIMFIQLFANSLISFRLLFIFSIVFSLFNSGVRFLWKVSLTPIDWDHLNYKRTLIIGAGSAGTMLVRHLITTSSIRFHPVAFIDDDPDKQKLDIYGVPVVGTTNDIETVVSKFNIDRIVIAIPSLKKHQLNEILTKCVKTNIKTQKMPMLEDIIEGKRSFNDVHDIQFEDLLGRDPVILDDLSISDSIFGKVILVTGAGGSIGSEICRQVAKFKPGKMILLGHGENSIYNIDLEMKEKFGDQLTCIAEIADIQNREKIFEIIGKYHPDIIYHAAAHKHVHLMERNPDEALKNNVIGTKNVAEASHVHKVGIFVMISTDKAVNPTGVMGASKRLAEMIVQDFNAKSETKFVAVRFGNVLGSRGSAIPLFIKQIKNGGPITVTHPDMVRYFMTIPEAARLVIQAGAIAKGGEIFILDMGHPVKIVDLVHNLIRLSGYKTEDIEITFTGIRPGEKLFEELLASDEIIDRQVHSNIYIGKGSFFNVKPIEKLILEYKHMTKEEIRKQLLRIVRQKSSKG; via the coding sequence TTGTCATACAGGCAACGACTGTCATTTTTTATTCTAGCGGACCTTTTCTTAATCTTCGCCTCATTTGCTTTAAGTGTTTGGCTGATAATGGCACAGCCGCTTTCCTTAATGCTGATTGGGAAAGAAGAATCTATAGCCATCGTGCTATTCACATTTATATATTTTGTATTCTTATACTTGTTTAAGCTTCATCGAAAAGCGTGGGAGCATGTCAATATAAAAGATGCTTCACTCCTATTTCTTGTAACTGCTTTAACGATGGTCAGCATAATGTTCATCCAATTATTTGCAAATTCATTGATTAGTTTTCGTTTGCTTTTCATATTTTCAATTGTGTTTTCATTGTTCAATAGCGGAGTTCGATTTCTTTGGAAAGTATCGTTAACCCCAATTGATTGGGATCATTTAAATTATAAAAGAACGCTCATTATCGGTGCTGGTTCAGCTGGGACGATGTTAGTTAGACATTTAATTACAACAAGTTCCATCAGATTTCACCCTGTTGCTTTTATTGATGATGATCCTGATAAACAAAAGCTTGATATTTATGGCGTCCCGGTAGTAGGGACAACGAATGATATTGAAACAGTCGTGTCTAAGTTCAATATAGATCGGATTGTTATTGCGATTCCTTCTTTAAAGAAACATCAGTTAAATGAAATTCTTACTAAATGTGTAAAAACAAATATCAAAACACAAAAAATGCCTATGCTTGAAGATATCATTGAAGGAAAACGGTCATTTAATGATGTCCATGATATCCAGTTCGAAGATTTATTAGGAAGAGACCCTGTTATTCTAGATGATTTGAGTATTAGTGATTCAATATTTGGGAAAGTGATTTTAGTAACGGGTGCAGGGGGGTCTATTGGATCAGAAATTTGCAGGCAAGTTGCAAAGTTTAAACCAGGAAAAATGATTCTGTTAGGGCACGGGGAGAATAGCATTTATAACATTGACTTAGAAATGAAGGAAAAGTTTGGGGACCAGTTAACTTGTATTGCTGAAATAGCTGATATTCAGAACCGCGAAAAGATATTTGAAATTATTGGTAAATATCACCCTGATATTATTTACCATGCTGCAGCACATAAACATGTCCACCTAATGGAAAGGAATCCTGATGAAGCTTTGAAAAATAACGTGATTGGTACAAAGAATGTAGCTGAAGCCTCTCATGTTCATAAGGTTGGTATTTTCGTTATGATCTCAACAGATAAAGCGGTGAATCCAACAGGAGTAATGGGCGCCTCAAAGAGGCTGGCGGAAATGATTGTTCAAGATTTTAATGCAAAAAGCGAGACGAAATTTGTGGCAGTGAGATTTGGCAATGTTTTAGGAAGCAGAGGAAGTGCGATTCCGCTTTTTATCAAGCAAATCAAAAATGGCGGTCCAATAACCGTGACTCATCCCGATATGGTGCGGTATTTCATGACTATCCCAGAAGCTGCAAGATTAGTCATTCAAGCAGGTGCGATAGCAAAGGGCGGAGAAATTTTTATTCTTGATATGGGCCATCCGGTGAAAATTGTTGACCTTGTTCACAATTTAATCCGGTTATCAGGCTATAAGACAGAAGATATCGAAATTACTTTTACAGGGATACGCCCGGGTGAAAAATTATTTGAGGAACTTCTCGCATCAGATGAAATAATTGATAGACAGGTACATTCGAATATTTATATTGGCAAAGGCAGTTTCTTCAATGTTAAACCGATTGAAAAGCTAATATTAGAATATAAACATATGACAAAAGAGGAAATTAGAAAGCAATTATTAAGAATCGTTAGGCAGAAATCAAGTAAAGGCTAA
- a CDS encoding WbqC family protein, protein MIVTVHQPNLFPWLGFFDKMAKADLFIFLDNVQFTKRGYQNRVKVKSPHGGQWLTVPVISKGRAYQITNEVEIDNSREWKKDHLVTLELLYRGTKNFDDVFKQLHDLYQDDADRLIDFTTKGIHLIQENLSIKTKTIYGSSLNAEGSNSQLITNLVKEVGGTVYLSGPSGRNYLDEQIFQNENVKVEYHEFQEEIYPQKYNDFVGGLSTLDYMFNV, encoded by the coding sequence TTGATCGTAACGGTTCATCAGCCAAACCTATTTCCTTGGCTAGGTTTTTTCGACAAGATGGCTAAAGCCGATTTGTTCATTTTCCTGGATAATGTTCAATTTACGAAGCGCGGGTATCAAAATAGAGTAAAGGTGAAAAGCCCGCATGGCGGTCAGTGGCTAACTGTGCCTGTTATCTCGAAGGGGAGGGCTTATCAGATTACGAACGAAGTGGAAATTGACAATAGTAGAGAATGGAAAAAGGATCATCTGGTGACATTGGAATTATTATACCGGGGAACAAAAAACTTTGATGATGTATTCAAACAGTTACATGATTTATATCAAGACGATGCCGATAGGCTAATAGACTTTACGACAAAGGGCATTCATCTGATTCAAGAGAATCTTAGTATAAAAACGAAGACGATTTATGGATCTTCCTTAAACGCAGAGGGAAGCAACTCCCAGCTCATCACGAATCTTGTAAAAGAAGTCGGTGGGACCGTTTATTTATCTGGTCCGAGCGGAAGAAATTACTTAGATGAGCAAATCTTTCAGAACGAAAATGTCAAAGTAGAATATCATGAATTTCAAGAAGAAATATATCCTCAAAAATATAATGATTTTGTAGGGGGTCTATCTACTCTTGACTATATGTTTAATGTATAA